Proteins found in one Planctomycetes bacterium MalM25 genomic segment:
- a CDS encoding YHS domain protein: MKTKTASLATLVWLATVAMATAQHEHAGHVMGPGSGTKQPAAVMEQPQAGPHGGTLRQVDGMQIETVVAPGGLRVFAYDRQGQPMDVRDGRGLAMLKVEGGAKRYRYDLYPEIVKDGSAASLAVAVDLSRIAGRNVNVEYQLVGLPGSGRRPAKFVESVRAPMTEAQKVALAIEEQAVCPVSGQPLGGMGKPVSVTIGGETLYVCCAGCIDAVKAEPAKYLAMVRGQGGTVPFGGEEVRPGVYKITAADKPFIAAQKNCPVMDEPLGGMGEPLKVHANGKAIYICCAGCAKKIAAEPAKYLQVLAQQGVTAPTLKSSEPVAVPATGEQVRPGVFKVSSADQPFVAAQKLCPVMDEPLDGMGGPYRVVVEGQAVYICCPGCAKKLQSNPKAYLQKLADQGVTPPVVR; the protein is encoded by the coding sequence ATGAAAACCAAAACTGCGTCGCTGGCCACACTCGTGTGGCTGGCAACCGTCGCTATGGCGACGGCCCAGCACGAGCACGCGGGGCACGTCATGGGCCCCGGCTCGGGAACGAAGCAACCCGCCGCTGTGATGGAGCAACCCCAAGCGGGCCCGCACGGCGGCACGCTGCGGCAAGTTGACGGGATGCAAATCGAGACCGTCGTGGCCCCAGGAGGCCTGCGGGTCTTCGCCTACGACCGTCAGGGGCAACCGATGGATGTCCGTGATGGCCGCGGCCTCGCGATGCTCAAAGTCGAGGGTGGTGCGAAGCGGTATCGCTACGACTTGTACCCCGAGATTGTGAAGGATGGTTCAGCGGCCTCGCTCGCGGTGGCCGTTGACCTCTCGCGAATCGCTGGGCGGAACGTAAACGTAGAGTACCAGCTCGTCGGCCTGCCCGGCTCGGGCCGCCGCCCCGCGAAGTTCGTCGAGAGCGTCCGGGCCCCGATGACGGAGGCACAGAAGGTCGCCCTGGCGATTGAGGAACAAGCAGTTTGCCCTGTGAGCGGCCAACCGCTCGGCGGTATGGGGAAGCCGGTTTCGGTGACCATCGGCGGCGAGACGCTCTACGTCTGCTGTGCGGGCTGCATCGACGCGGTGAAGGCCGAGCCCGCCAAGTACCTCGCCATGGTTAGGGGCCAAGGCGGGACAGTCCCGTTCGGCGGCGAAGAGGTCCGGCCTGGCGTCTACAAAATCACCGCCGCGGATAAGCCGTTCATCGCAGCACAGAAGAACTGCCCCGTGATGGACGAGCCGCTTGGCGGGATGGGCGAGCCGCTCAAGGTCCACGCCAACGGCAAGGCGATTTACATCTGCTGTGCCGGGTGTGCCAAGAAGATTGCCGCCGAGCCCGCCAAATACCTCCAGGTCTTAGCTCAGCAAGGGGTGACCGCCCCAACGCTCAAGTCAAGCGAACCGGTGGCGGTACCCGCTACCGGCGAGCAGGTCCGGCCAGGTGTCTTCAAGGTGTCATCGGCCGACCAGCCGTTTGTCGCCGCCCAGAAGCTCTGCCCGGTGATGGACGAGCCGCTAGATGGCATGGGCGGTCCGTACCGCGTGGTCGTCGAAGGACAGGCCGTCTACATCTGCTGCCCAGGCTGTGCGAAGAAGCTGCAATCCAACCCGAAGGCTTATTTGCAGAAGCTCGCAGACCAGGGCGTGACACCCCCGGTCGTGAGGTAG
- the cusA gene encoding Cation efflux system protein CusA — translation MLTKLVGFCVKEAPLALVLALGVVVYGWYSYRTVPIDAIPNIGENQVIVLTPWPGRSPKDIEDQVTYPLSVSLLAVPGADSVRGKSMFGYSFVQVTFKDSVDFYWARSRVSEQLGSAAAQLPEGVIPQLGPDATGLGQVFYYVLVPPEEGKSLDELRSLQDFVVKFELQAVEGVSEVASIGGYVRQYQIEVDPDQLRFHNVPLDRVMMAVKGSNVDVGAKTIESSGMEFIVRGKGFLGTGGDTAKAVRDIEETVIEQRDGVPLRIRDVARVQLGPDFRRGALDYNGGEAVGGVVVMRYGENPREVIDRVKARIEQLEPSLEGVSIKGVYDRTGLIDETVGTLTKALQEEVLITAVVILLFLLHIRSSLIVAATLPVAVLLSFIAMKTFGVDANIMSLAGIAIAIGTMVDMGIIVSENIYQHLADWEKDGSEGGSQRRSMVIIEAATEVAPAVITAVSTTIVSFLPVFFLTGRDYKLFSPLAWTKTFAIASALIVAITLVPALSRYLLKSASWPRRASSVSAFCMALLAGLLVHFLWADTIASSYAVPPLFSTAVAVLLGAGAGWQLTRERVRPIDEGLVSKAIVRAYVPTLELFLRHKVAFLLLPFAILVAGLGGWIGLPTVFKPAEKAVSWLGVNANELPGYVDLKHRFTGLESDDWIALDEGSWFYMPTLYPAASFSQAMQVLQAQDVLIKGIPEVKDVLGKIGRVESALDPAPAAMVETYVMLKPRNEWREGVTARDVWDEINRVATLPGVTPASALQPIEGRVVMLQSGIKAPMAIRIYGDKLSELADAAMAVAAHLKESPYINSGTVNPDIVLGKPYVEFTVNREAAARYGMTVEMVNQVVETALGGMNLIRTVEGRERYPVRLRYRRDMRERIDQLARLPVVTHSGQVVPLEVLASLETTWGPGAINSENARLVAHVAFASNGRVGDLESVAAIEEGLRQAQALPEGDSKRLSLPPGYSLEAVGSFRNQIEANRRLVWLVPLVIVINLLIIYLQFRHWPITLAVFAGIPVAFAGGMIMLALYGTEMNTAVWVGFIALFGIAVDDGVVIATYLDQVFTRLKLTSVEDIRVATIEAGKRRIRPCLMTTATTVLALLPVLMSSGRGADVARAMALPVFGGMIVEVVTLFVVPVVFCGYKEFKMHMGYADRHWSGVEDAKTTSELLTAV, via the coding sequence ATGCTCACTAAGCTCGTTGGCTTCTGCGTGAAGGAAGCCCCGCTGGCGTTGGTGCTGGCCCTCGGCGTGGTCGTCTACGGTTGGTACAGCTACCGCACGGTTCCTATCGATGCGATTCCGAACATCGGTGAGAACCAGGTCATCGTGCTCACGCCGTGGCCCGGGCGTTCGCCCAAAGACATCGAGGACCAGGTCACTTACCCGCTCAGTGTTTCGCTCTTGGCGGTGCCTGGAGCGGACAGCGTGCGTGGCAAGAGCATGTTCGGCTACTCGTTCGTGCAGGTGACGTTCAAAGACAGCGTTGATTTCTACTGGGCTAGGAGCCGGGTCTCTGAGCAACTCGGCTCGGCCGCCGCCCAGCTCCCGGAAGGGGTTATCCCGCAGCTCGGCCCCGACGCGACGGGCCTCGGCCAAGTCTTCTACTACGTGTTGGTGCCCCCGGAAGAAGGCAAGAGCCTCGACGAGCTCCGCTCGCTGCAGGATTTCGTCGTGAAGTTCGAGTTGCAGGCGGTGGAGGGTGTGAGCGAGGTCGCGTCGATTGGCGGCTACGTGCGTCAGTATCAAATCGAGGTGGACCCGGACCAGCTCCGGTTTCACAACGTGCCGCTTGACCGCGTGATGATGGCGGTCAAAGGCTCCAACGTTGACGTTGGAGCGAAGACCATCGAGTCCTCGGGCATGGAGTTCATCGTCCGCGGCAAGGGCTTCCTCGGCACGGGTGGCGACACGGCCAAAGCGGTCCGTGACATCGAAGAGACCGTCATCGAGCAACGCGACGGCGTGCCGCTCCGGATTCGCGACGTGGCCCGCGTGCAGCTCGGGCCCGACTTCCGCCGCGGGGCTCTGGACTACAACGGCGGTGAAGCGGTTGGCGGCGTGGTCGTGATGCGGTACGGGGAGAATCCCCGCGAGGTCATCGACCGGGTAAAGGCCCGCATCGAGCAGCTTGAGCCCTCGCTTGAAGGCGTAAGCATCAAAGGGGTCTACGACCGCACTGGGCTCATCGACGAAACGGTCGGCACGCTGACCAAGGCCCTGCAAGAGGAGGTGCTCATCACGGCGGTGGTGATTCTTCTCTTCCTGCTGCACATCCGCAGCAGCCTGATTGTTGCGGCCACGCTGCCGGTGGCCGTGCTGCTTTCGTTCATTGCGATGAAGACGTTCGGCGTCGATGCGAACATCATGTCGCTGGCGGGCATCGCCATCGCGATTGGCACGATGGTCGATATGGGCATCATCGTCTCGGAGAACATCTACCAGCACCTCGCGGACTGGGAGAAGGACGGCTCCGAGGGCGGCTCGCAGCGACGCTCGATGGTCATCATCGAGGCGGCAACCGAGGTGGCCCCGGCGGTCATAACCGCGGTCTCCACGACGATTGTCAGCTTCCTGCCCGTCTTCTTCCTCACCGGTCGAGACTACAAGCTCTTTAGCCCGCTTGCTTGGACCAAGACGTTCGCCATCGCGTCGGCGTTGATTGTCGCCATCACGCTCGTCCCCGCCCTCTCACGCTACCTGCTAAAGAGTGCCTCCTGGCCACGCCGAGCGAGCAGCGTGTCGGCGTTCTGTATGGCTCTGCTGGCCGGGCTTCTGGTCCACTTCTTGTGGGCGGACACGATTGCGAGCAGCTACGCCGTGCCGCCGCTCTTCTCGACGGCGGTGGCGGTCTTGCTCGGTGCGGGGGCCGGTTGGCAGCTCACGAGGGAGCGGGTGAGGCCAATCGACGAGGGCTTGGTAAGCAAGGCCATCGTCCGGGCCTACGTGCCAACGCTCGAACTCTTCTTGCGGCACAAGGTCGCCTTCCTACTGTTGCCTTTCGCCATCTTGGTGGCGGGACTTGGCGGCTGGATAGGTCTCCCGACCGTGTTCAAACCGGCCGAGAAGGCGGTCTCTTGGCTCGGGGTGAACGCGAACGAGCTGCCGGGCTACGTGGACCTCAAGCACCGCTTCACCGGCCTGGAGAGCGACGACTGGATAGCCCTTGACGAAGGGAGCTGGTTCTACATGCCAACGCTCTACCCGGCGGCGAGTTTCAGCCAGGCGATGCAGGTGCTCCAGGCCCAGGACGTGCTCATCAAGGGCATCCCCGAGGTGAAGGACGTGCTGGGCAAGATTGGCCGCGTCGAGTCGGCACTCGACCCCGCCCCGGCGGCGATGGTGGAGACCTACGTCATGCTCAAGCCGCGCAACGAGTGGCGAGAGGGCGTGACGGCGAGAGACGTGTGGGACGAAATCAACCGCGTGGCGACGCTGCCGGGCGTGACACCAGCGAGTGCCCTGCAGCCTATCGAAGGCCGCGTGGTGATGCTGCAAAGTGGCATCAAGGCCCCGATGGCGATTCGCATCTACGGGGACAAGCTCAGCGAGCTTGCCGACGCCGCGATGGCGGTAGCCGCTCATCTCAAGGAGTCGCCCTACATCAACTCCGGCACGGTGAACCCCGACATCGTGCTCGGGAAGCCTTACGTCGAGTTCACGGTCAATCGGGAAGCGGCCGCTCGCTACGGGATGACCGTCGAGATGGTCAACCAGGTGGTGGAGACCGCTCTCGGGGGGATGAACCTCATCCGCACGGTGGAGGGGCGTGAACGCTACCCGGTGCGGCTTCGCTACCGGCGTGACATGCGGGAACGCATTGACCAGTTGGCCCGGCTACCGGTGGTGACACACTCGGGCCAGGTGGTGCCGCTAGAGGTGTTGGCGTCGTTGGAGACGACCTGGGGGCCGGGAGCCATCAACAGCGAGAACGCGAGGCTGGTGGCTCACGTGGCGTTTGCGAGCAACGGCCGCGTTGGTGACCTGGAATCGGTGGCGGCAATCGAAGAAGGACTGCGGCAGGCCCAGGCGTTGCCCGAGGGCGACTCCAAGCGGCTCAGCCTCCCGCCCGGTTACTCGCTCGAAGCGGTCGGCAGTTTCCGCAACCAGATCGAGGCCAACCGTCGACTCGTCTGGTTGGTGCCGCTGGTCATCGTCATCAACCTGCTCATCATCTACCTGCAGTTCCGCCACTGGCCCATCACGCTCGCGGTGTTCGCCGGTATCCCGGTGGCGTTTGCGGGCGGCATGATCATGCTCGCCCTCTACGGCACCGAGATGAACACGGCCGTGTGGGTTGGCTTCATCGCGTTGTTCGGCATCGCGGTCGATGACGGCGTCGTCATCGCGACCTATCTCGACCAGGTCTTTACGCGGCTCAAGCTCACGAGCGTTGAGGACATCCGCGTAGCGACGATTGAGGCGGGCAAGCGTCGCATCCGCCCGTGTCTGATGACCACCGCGACCACGGTGCTTGCGTTGTTGCCGGTGCTGATGTCGAGCGGCCGCGGTGCGGATGTGGCCCGTGCGATGGCGTTGCCGGTGTTCGGCGGAATGATTGTCGAAGTGGTGACGCTCTTCGTCGTGCCGGTGGTCTTCTGCGGCTACAAGGAATTCAAGATGCACATGGGATACGCGGACCGTCACTGGTCCGGAGTGGAAGACGCGAAAACGACCTCGGAGCTACTGACGGCGGTGTAA
- the cusB gene encoding Cation efflux system protein CusB precursor, whose translation MSDSISKNPEKSAQAKLLGGRQWLLRVAVQSLAMVATVVLCIVLVGIAQRTGWLRAAGGGPAAKSEDHSQHSEFTCPMHPEIRQDEPGKCPICGMTLVAVASPTNKNAPKAEEKAEDEERYICPMMCTPPSSVEGKCPVCDMELVKADSGSGGDERSVAIDSAARRILGIRTAKVKEEEVFRTIRTVGGLDYDEERVATIAAYVDGRLEELFAEYVGVEVSKGDALAVLYSPRLFSAQTEYASSLNTPALNALAGGGERLSNVARDNLSELGMTEAQIEELRRTGQAKKRMRIASPIGGTVIEKHKVEGDYVKTGEAIYRVVDLSTVWLMLDLYPSDAAAVRFGQQVEAELQSLPGEVYTGRVAFIDPMVNPKTRTVSVRVEMSNFDGRLKPGDYATATVRVPAIPREEVYDPALAGKWISPMHPQIIRSEAGECPICGMGLVPTSDLGFVAEPLSDQGVLSVPRSAVLMAGDNSVLYVEREPGVFEIRDVTLGAMTDEAAVILDGVSLGETVATDGNFLIDSQMQLGGKPSLMDPGRTANAGSSQPAGGQHAH comes from the coding sequence ATGAGTGATTCCATTTCAAAAAACCCAGAGAAGTCTGCCCAGGCGAAGCTGCTTGGCGGACGCCAGTGGCTGCTAAGGGTAGCCGTCCAAAGCCTCGCCATGGTGGCGACGGTGGTGCTTTGCATCGTGTTGGTTGGAATCGCCCAGCGAACCGGCTGGCTACGAGCCGCTGGTGGAGGCCCAGCCGCCAAGAGCGAAGACCACAGTCAGCACAGCGAGTTCACTTGCCCGATGCACCCTGAGATTCGTCAGGACGAACCGGGCAAGTGTCCCATCTGCGGCATGACGCTCGTGGCGGTGGCCAGCCCAACCAACAAGAACGCTCCGAAAGCAGAGGAGAAGGCCGAAGACGAGGAACGCTACATCTGCCCGATGATGTGCACCCCGCCTTCGAGTGTGGAAGGCAAGTGCCCGGTCTGTGACATGGAGTTGGTCAAAGCCGACAGCGGTTCGGGCGGCGATGAGCGTTCGGTGGCGATTGACTCGGCCGCCAGACGCATCCTCGGCATCCGCACCGCCAAGGTGAAGGAGGAAGAGGTCTTCCGTACTATTCGCACGGTGGGGGGCCTGGACTACGACGAAGAACGCGTCGCTACGATTGCCGCCTACGTAGACGGGCGTCTTGAGGAGCTGTTCGCCGAGTACGTGGGCGTCGAGGTCAGCAAGGGAGACGCCCTGGCGGTGCTCTACAGCCCACGGCTGTTCTCGGCCCAGACGGAGTACGCCTCCAGCCTCAACACGCCTGCCCTGAACGCCCTTGCGGGCGGCGGGGAGCGACTGAGCAACGTCGCCCGCGACAATCTCTCTGAACTCGGCATGACCGAGGCTCAAATCGAGGAGCTTCGTCGCACCGGGCAAGCGAAGAAGCGGATGCGGATCGCTTCGCCGATTGGCGGCACCGTGATTGAGAAGCACAAGGTCGAGGGTGACTACGTCAAGACGGGCGAGGCCATCTACCGCGTTGTCGATTTATCGACCGTCTGGTTGATGCTCGACCTCTACCCGAGCGACGCCGCGGCGGTTCGCTTTGGGCAACAGGTTGAGGCCGAGCTGCAGTCGCTTCCCGGCGAGGTCTACACCGGCCGGGTCGCCTTCATCGACCCGATGGTGAACCCCAAGACGCGGACCGTCTCGGTGCGGGTCGAGATGTCGAACTTCGATGGCAGGCTCAAGCCGGGCGACTACGCCACAGCCACTGTCCGGGTGCCAGCCATCCCGAGGGAAGAAGTCTACGACCCGGCCCTTGCCGGGAAGTGGATAAGCCCGATGCACCCGCAGATTATCCGTAGCGAAGCGGGCGAGTGCCCCATCTGCGGGATGGGTTTGGTGCCCACGAGCGACCTGGGGTTTGTTGCCGAACCGCTGTCTGACCAAGGCGTGCTCAGTGTCCCGCGGAGTGCCGTGCTGATGGCGGGGGATAACTCGGTGCTCTACGTGGAGCGAGAGCCGGGTGTGTTCGAGATTCGCGACGTGACGCTCGGAGCGATGACCGATGAAGCGGCGGTCATCCTCGACGGGGTGAGCCTGGGTGAAACGGTGGCGACCGACGGCAACTTCTTGATTGACTCCCAGATGCAGTTGGGCGGCAAGCCGTCGCTGATGGACCCGGGACGTACGGCGAATGCGGGCTCCTCACAGCCCGCAGGAGGTCAGCATGCTCACTAA
- a CDS encoding Outer membrane efflux protein yields MGSLAGCQLPGKSSPLAAGPVPEVEAEDEVAKPVGTPSIELADHQSKLEEEEVVTAAGEEVLAPPLSLTPPVGRQPVEHYVETALSIHPRIQAARARIAAASNRAPQVSALDDPLLSNSFYPISDQALQTAAGRAGTTLAVSQRYPWPEKRWTKADIADRETQMAAARLRQVELEIEEQTRLAYYELWFADRAIGITEENRQIAAELVTLAEARNAAGGSQQDVLRAQLQLDTLDDRLIALRRQKRVAQADIAALIAAPGSAGIEPTETLDTVGVPEQIESLFAAATECSPRLRERQWAVSRDRQKQRLACLQKYPDFTFGAGWQSITESDAVSPVANGRDNVSFMVGLTLPIWRGKINAGIRESSAEVSASSREFNAARDDTFRQIRRLSEQAYAADEQLRLYEDRILPRAKRTLQLASADYRGQLVDFGEVADGFTEVLMFELQVARSQATLAGALAQIERAVGCEVIGP; encoded by the coding sequence ATGGGCAGCCTCGCCGGTTGCCAGCTCCCGGGCAAGTCTTCTCCGCTAGCCGCCGGGCCGGTCCCCGAGGTCGAAGCCGAAGACGAGGTCGCAAAGCCGGTTGGCACGCCTTCGATTGAACTAGCAGACCACCAGTCCAAGCTAGAGGAAGAAGAAGTCGTCACGGCCGCTGGTGAAGAGGTGCTCGCTCCGCCTCTGTCGCTCACCCCACCCGTCGGCAGGCAACCGGTAGAGCACTACGTCGAGACCGCTCTCTCGATACATCCACGTATCCAGGCGGCACGGGCGAGAATCGCCGCGGCCTCAAACCGAGCCCCGCAGGTGAGTGCCCTCGACGACCCGCTGCTAAGCAACAGCTTCTACCCCATCTCCGACCAGGCTTTGCAAACCGCCGCTGGCCGGGCCGGAACAACGCTCGCGGTTAGCCAACGATACCCCTGGCCGGAGAAGCGTTGGACCAAGGCCGACATCGCTGACCGCGAAACCCAGATGGCCGCCGCCAGGCTTCGCCAGGTCGAACTCGAAATCGAGGAGCAAACCCGTCTCGCCTACTACGAGCTCTGGTTCGCCGACCGAGCCATCGGCATCACTGAAGAGAATCGACAGATAGCCGCCGAGCTGGTCACCCTGGCCGAAGCAAGGAACGCCGCGGGAGGCTCTCAGCAAGACGTCCTTCGTGCCCAACTCCAACTCGACACGCTCGATGACCGTCTCATCGCCTTGAGACGTCAGAAGCGAGTCGCCCAGGCAGACATCGCGGCCCTCATCGCGGCTCCAGGCTCCGCGGGCATCGAGCCCACAGAGACCCTCGACACCGTCGGCGTGCCGGAGCAAATCGAGTCACTATTTGCAGCTGCTACCGAGTGCAGTCCACGGCTGAGAGAGAGGCAATGGGCCGTCTCGCGTGATCGCCAAAAGCAGCGGCTGGCTTGCCTCCAGAAGTACCCCGACTTCACCTTCGGGGCTGGGTGGCAGAGCATCACCGAATCCGACGCTGTCTCACCGGTGGCCAACGGGCGCGATAATGTGAGCTTCATGGTGGGGCTCACGCTGCCCATCTGGCGTGGGAAAATCAACGCCGGTATCCGGGAGTCCTCCGCCGAGGTATCGGCCTCTTCTCGTGAGTTCAATGCCGCACGCGACGATACCTTTCGACAGATACGACGCCTTAGCGAACAAGCCTACGCCGCTGACGAACAACTGCGGCTCTATGAGGACCGAATCCTACCGCGTGCCAAGCGGACGCTGCAGCTCGCCTCGGCCGACTACCGTGGCCAGCTCGTAGACTTCGGCGAAGTCGCCGACGGGTTCACAGAGGTCCTCATGTTCGAGCTACAAGTCGCGAGGAGCCAAGCCACTCTCGCGGGAGCATTAGCTCAAATAGAGAGAGCGGTAGGGTGCGAGGTGATTGGTCCCTAG
- a CDS encoding Lectin C-type domain protein: MRLPIAAAVIATLLISACQVDAGLVIAKTAVNPTNGHTYHLLHGDGINQVGLSWTEAETEALQLGGHLVAINDLAEQEWIVDTFPGQPQPGGVSDSYHLWIGLNDAADDGTFVWSNGDPVTYTRWNPGEPNNFGGDEDYVHFYNFANGAFEWNDAPDVRLFPSSGGPMSALVEVVPEPSSLVGVGLVVVAAISRSNRRELGYLR; the protein is encoded by the coding sequence ATGAGACTCCCCATCGCTGCTGCCGTCATCGCCACTCTCCTGATCTCTGCCTGCCAAGTCGACGCCGGGCTCGTCATCGCCAAGACGGCTGTGAACCCGACGAACGGCCACACCTACCACCTGCTCCATGGGGATGGGATCAATCAGGTCGGGCTCTCCTGGACCGAAGCGGAGACCGAAGCTCTGCAGCTCGGCGGACACCTCGTTGCCATCAACGACCTGGCTGAGCAAGAGTGGATCGTCGACACCTTCCCCGGACAGCCCCAGCCAGGAGGCGTCTCCGACTCGTATCATCTCTGGATCGGTCTGAACGACGCCGCGGACGATGGGACCTTTGTCTGGTCCAACGGCGACCCGGTGACCTACACGCGGTGGAACCCGGGCGAGCCGAACAACTTCGGCGGCGACGAGGACTACGTCCACTTCTACAACTTCGCCAACGGGGCGTTCGAGTGGAACGACGCCCCGGACGTTCGTCTCTTCCCGTCGTCTGGCGGGCCGATGTCGGCTCTCGTCGAAGTCGTTCCCGAGCCGTCGTCGCTGGTTGGGGTAGGCCTCGTCGTTGTCGCCGCGATCAGCCGATCGAATCGCCGAGAGCTGGGGTACCTCCGCTGA